A genomic region of Methanomassiliicoccus sp. contains the following coding sequences:
- a CDS encoding citramalate synthase: MAIYDTTLRDGTQSEGVSFSTEDKLDITKRLDQFGIDYIEGGWPGSNPKDVAFFEAASRMRFENAKLVAFGSTRKAGITAEEDANLRSLVGSKAPAVAIFGKSWDRHVRNALKIPLPENLELISDSVWFLKKSGVEVVYDAEHFFDGYKASPEYALSTLEAAAQAGADWLVLCDTNGGTLPGDVRTCVDVVAKRFDLPMGIHAHNDADLAVANSLAAVEGGVTMVQGTINGLGERCGNANLCSIMPTLTLKMGRKISIPDLTSLTPLSNFISETANVVIDPKLPYVGRSAFAHKAGVHVNALLKDEKTYEHIDPRLVGNQRRVLMSELSGTASILAKMKEFGIDTEKESGRKVLEHLKHMESEGYQFEGADASFELLVRRLNDGIKPPFRLEGFRIFVDVTGNNVSSEASIKVVDSTGMMEHTAANGNGPVNALDRAVRKALERFYPELREVRLADYKVRVIDSKDATGAKVRVLIRSTDGEASWTTVGVSTNVIEASLIALLDSMEYKLMKGSQPSSS, translated from the coding sequence GTGGCTATCTACGACACCACACTTAGAGACGGGACCCAATCTGAGGGTGTGTCTTTTTCGACCGAGGACAAGCTGGACATAACCAAAAGGTTAGACCAGTTCGGGATCGATTACATCGAGGGAGGCTGGCCAGGGTCCAACCCCAAGGATGTGGCCTTCTTCGAGGCCGCCTCGCGGATGAGGTTCGAGAACGCGAAGTTAGTGGCCTTTGGAAGCACCCGTAAGGCCGGGATCACCGCCGAGGAGGATGCTAACCTCCGCTCGCTGGTGGGCTCGAAGGCCCCCGCGGTGGCGATATTCGGCAAGAGCTGGGACCGCCATGTTAGGAACGCTCTGAAAATACCTCTGCCGGAGAACCTGGAGCTCATCTCCGACAGCGTCTGGTTCCTCAAGAAGAGCGGGGTGGAGGTGGTGTACGACGCGGAGCACTTCTTCGACGGCTACAAGGCCTCACCGGAGTACGCGCTCTCTACTTTGGAAGCGGCGGCCCAGGCTGGTGCCGATTGGCTGGTGCTGTGCGACACCAACGGCGGGACGCTGCCCGGAGACGTCAGGACGTGCGTGGACGTGGTCGCCAAGCGCTTCGACCTCCCCATGGGCATCCACGCGCATAACGATGCCGACCTGGCGGTAGCCAACTCCCTGGCGGCCGTGGAGGGGGGCGTCACCATGGTGCAGGGCACCATCAATGGACTGGGTGAGAGATGCGGCAATGCCAACCTCTGTTCCATCATGCCCACTCTGACGCTGAAGATGGGGCGTAAGATATCCATCCCCGACCTCACGTCCCTGACCCCGCTCTCCAACTTCATAAGCGAGACCGCTAACGTGGTCATAGACCCTAAGCTCCCGTACGTAGGGCGTAGCGCCTTCGCGCACAAGGCCGGTGTCCACGTGAACGCGCTCCTGAAGGACGAGAAGACCTATGAGCACATCGATCCCCGCCTGGTGGGCAACCAGCGTCGGGTATTGATGTCCGAGCTTTCGGGAACGGCGTCGATACTGGCCAAGATGAAGGAGTTCGGGATAGACACCGAGAAGGAGTCCGGACGGAAGGTTCTGGAGCACCTCAAGCACATGGAGTCGGAGGGCTACCAGTTCGAGGGGGCGGACGCGTCCTTCGAGCTGCTGGTGCGCCGTCTTAATGATGGTATCAAGCCGCCGTTCCGCCTCGAGGGCTTCCGTATCTTCGTCGATGTGACCGGGAACAACGTCTCCTCGGAGGCGAGCATCAAGGTCGTCGACTCCACCGGGATGATGGAGCACACCGCCGCCAACGGCAACGGTCCCGTGAACGCGCTGGACCGCGCTGTCCGCAAAGCCCTGGAGAGGTTCTACCCGGAGCTGCGCGAGGTGCGCCTGGCCGACTACAAGGTCCGGGTCATCGACAGCAAGGACGCCACCGGTGCCAAGGTCAGGGTGCTGATTAGATCCACCGACGGGGAGGCCTCGTGGACCACTGTGGGCGTGTCCACCAACGTCATCGAGGCCTCGCTCATAGCGCTCCTGGACAGCATGGAGTACAAGCTCATGAAGGGCTCCCAGCCATCTTCCAGCTAA
- a CDS encoding homoserine dehydrogenase: MKVVIAGFGTVGQGVAEVIGMRQELFQKSFGQKVTIVGVFDSSSLVKDPRGLDPEELVARKAGTGKVGKRPLDDGAPEFIEEYDFDTLIDTTPTNIVDAEPGLTYIQTALNAGKNVVTSNKGPLALKFRDLTSTAARNKVQLRYEASVGGAMPVINLSRELLRGEQIFSLRGILNGTCNFILNRMKDEGLPFEQALREAQEMGIAERDPSYDIDGVDSACKVAILANAIFGRDVTYNDVLRTGIRSITEDAISLASEQHMVVRLIGEINDKRVEVSPRMVPVGHPLAIGGTLNIVQLITDLAGDITVAGRGAGRKETASAVLSDLLALMGEGRGKRR; encoded by the coding sequence ATGAAGGTGGTCATCGCCGGATTCGGGACCGTGGGGCAGGGAGTGGCCGAAGTGATCGGTATGCGCCAGGAGCTTTTCCAGAAGAGCTTCGGGCAGAAGGTCACCATCGTAGGGGTGTTCGACTCCTCCTCGCTGGTCAAGGACCCCCGGGGCTTGGACCCCGAGGAGCTGGTGGCCCGCAAGGCCGGGACGGGGAAGGTCGGCAAGCGTCCTCTGGACGACGGGGCCCCGGAGTTCATAGAGGAGTACGACTTCGACACTTTGATCGATACCACGCCCACCAACATCGTGGATGCGGAGCCTGGTCTAACCTACATACAGACGGCGCTCAATGCCGGTAAGAACGTGGTCACGTCTAACAAAGGTCCCTTGGCGCTGAAGTTCCGGGACCTCACCAGCACCGCGGCCAGGAACAAGGTCCAGTTACGGTACGAGGCCTCGGTGGGAGGGGCCATGCCCGTCATCAACCTCTCCCGGGAGCTTCTCAGGGGTGAGCAGATATTCTCGCTGAGGGGCATCCTCAATGGGACGTGCAACTTCATCCTCAACCGTATGAAGGACGAGGGTCTCCCGTTCGAGCAGGCGCTGAGGGAGGCGCAGGAGATGGGGATCGCCGAACGGGACCCCAGCTACGACATCGACGGCGTGGACTCGGCGTGCAAGGTTGCCATACTGGCCAACGCCATCTTCGGGAGGGACGTCACCTACAACGATGTGTTGCGCACGGGAATCCGTAGTATCACTGAGGACGCCATCTCCCTGGCGTCGGAGCAGCACATGGTGGTGCGCCTCATCGGCGAGATAAACGACAAGCGGGTGGAGGTCTCGCCCCGCATGGTGCCGGTCGGTCATCCCCTGGCCATCGGGGGAACGTTGAACATCGTGCAGCTGATCACCGACCTCGCCGGGGACATCACCGTGGCCGGCCGGGGCGCGGGCCGCAAGGAAACGGCCAGCGCGGTGCTGAGCGACCTACTGGCACTGATGGGCGAGGGACGCGGCAAGCGGCGATGA
- a CDS encoding DUF2202 domain-containing protein, whose protein sequence is MRHHRLLGIAMFFLLAAILVVPGLIQGAQAKPVAGGGNGDGTGIVVVQSVALTADEVKWLKYLREEEKVARDVYTYLYSKWGALIFKNIAASEQKHMDAIKNLLMKYGVSDPAAGNDYGVFTNQELQVLYDKLIVDGSVSKRAALEVGVLIEELDIGDLEEAMSATTHNDIKNVYSNLLQGSFNHLAAFESQLAKLA, encoded by the coding sequence ATGAGGCATCATCGTCTATTGGGAATAGCGATGTTCTTCCTCCTAGCCGCCATCCTGGTGGTACCAGGCTTGATCCAAGGGGCACAGGCCAAGCCCGTTGCTGGTGGGGGTAATGGAGATGGAACAGGCATTGTTGTCGTTCAGAGCGTTGCCCTGACGGCAGATGAGGTGAAATGGCTGAAATACCTGCGTGAGGAGGAGAAGGTGGCCAGGGACGTTTACACATACCTATATAGTAAGTGGGGGGCCCTCATTTTCAAGAACATAGCGGCCAGCGAGCAAAAGCATATGGATGCTATCAAGAACCTTCTGATGAAATATGGAGTTTCGGACCCTGCTGCGGGGAACGACTATGGGGTGTTCACGAACCAGGAGCTTCAGGTTCTGTATGACAAGCTCATCGTGGATGGGAGCGTCTCCAAGAGAGCGGCGCTCGAGGTAGGGGTTCTGATAGAAGAACTAGACATTGGAGATCTGGAAGAGGCCATGTCTGCCACGACGCACAACGATATCAAGAACGTCTACAGCAACCTCCTGCAGGGTTCATTCAACCACCTCGCGGCGTTCGAGAGCCAGTTAGCAAAGCTCGCTTGA